The Castanea sativa cultivar Marrone di Chiusa Pesio chromosome 4, ASM4071231v1 sequence CTTTGCCGTCAAACCTTTTTTTGTGaggggagaggggggggggggtagaaTAGTTATTATTATAAGCAAGCTTATAAAAATACATCttgataatgtttttttttaggggacatcttggtgatgtttttttttttttttttgagaaagtttcaacctatggcatccgctcctaatgatagctctttatcattagaccaagacaccaatcagtttttggtgtaggcggggattgaaccccagatgtcttatacaaccatcagatattttaccagttgagctaactggaacccaccaTCTTGATGATGTTTGTGTTGAATATATtgcagaaaattaattaattaatttttgactatgtaaacaaaaacacaaacagatCCAACCATAAAGAACACAAACATACACGGTAAATAACAATGATaacaaaatctgaaaacaatacaacaaataaaaatcaataaaataaataaaattactcATAAATCTAATGCGTAAGAATTAAATTGTAATAAAAGTTTATGAATAGTTGAAGAGCCTTGTAAACTAACATCTCCtagtatttttctaataaaaaatttaatgattcaAATCCTTTGTCTTTAATTATACTAACTACAGAATTATTATgatattctaatttttctttaaaaataaataaataaataaataagtgacAGCCCAACGCTCAAATCGGGTCAGGtcggtaataaaaaaaaaacccaggaGCTTTTCtactaataactaataagtaataaccaTATAAAAagtgcttaaaaaaaaactatataaaaagtgtAAATAGCCTTCTTCTCTACAATAAATACTTTTGGTTTAGTGAAGTTTGGTCTTATTTGTACAGGGCCAAAACGGTGCGTTTTTACTagtgagaaaaagaagagagagagagagcgagaggtGGGAGGTGGGAGCAAGAGGGTGATTTTCTTCCAATCACTGTTTTGTTGGGCTTCGGCTTCGCTCCAAGGTTcgatttttgatttttaatttttaatatatcttGTTAGTCATATCAAATATCGGCGtagaaattttttggattttgtatatataattgGGTAAAACTCGGCtatgattaaagaaaaaagCTTTGACTCgatcttcttttctttggtttctcaATTTTCTTCTGTCTTTTCCCGATAATAGTCTGCTTGCTTAATAATTGGTATGGGACGTAAGATTCTGAACTCGATGtaactttttatcatttatttcgtttgcttttacattgaaaaataatttcttaaaatgaacttcaaatatttataaCTACAGCATTTAGATTTTCACATGTTCAGATCTAAATCACTCACCTCACGTGTCGTGCGGCATTTGAGTTGTGGAGTTAGATACGTTCAGCCTCAGGATGATTATTATGTATGTGGGTGGCGGAGCAAGGTCCTTTATGATTATGGTTAaggactatatatatatatatatatggagggAAATAAATCTGTGCACTTCAACACTTAGTTGCAACCAAGCATCCTTCATTAGTTCTCCTCTTTATGACTGCTCTTTTGTATTTAGTCGATCCACATTTTTCCATTTGTAATTCTTTGTGTCTATTTTCATGCACTAGTCTCCTATCATTTATTTTTAcctatataattaaataaatgaataaatacaGTGGCATTTGCTCATATAAGAATACAATGTGATAATTTTTGCTTCATTAACTCGTCTAATATTATTTAATCCTTTATACTTTAATGAGACACGCTACATGTTCGACTCAATGGAATTCCCTTATTTTTGGTTCTTTACTGTTGCAGCTCTTACTTGATTACTTATGAAATAACATGTGCTGCTTTTATTGGTTCTATATGCCATTTGAATGTAAGCTTAAAATGGTATGTGATAGGGAAACTCTTTAACTAACTGATTTTTGTATTTAACCATTTCTTTATCCAAATGCATTCTTAGAGAGTATATTCTTATtccaagggtttttttttttttttttttttatgcttctaATGAGTCAATCTTTGATTGTAATATCAGTATATTTTTAACCTTAcgctgtttatatatatatatatatatattattgatattttggTCTTACCGCGTGCCACTGGACCGAATGTGGAGGCAGCTCTTTCAACAAGACATCAGATTTCACATACAGTAGTGAATGTGAAAAGGGTTATTATAGTTTTCCAGGTCAAGAACTTTGAAGATAccctaaagaaaaaagaaaaaaacgaaAGATTGTTTCAGTTTGTTATTTATGTCTCTTTGTTTACCTTGAGGTCGAGTTTACATTATTATTGCCGATGATTAGGTGAGAACTGAGAAGTAAGGTATTAGAATACAGAGGGGCCTACTTGTCGCTAATTTCTCAAGGTGTGGAGATAGTGTGGTGCTTGGGATGTACTGGTCGGCCTTGATGTATAATTTCTTGGTTGGAAGGGATGAAGAGGTTGTTCCCGTTCGCAATCGGCAGCAGGCAGGGGCAAGAGCAGCTCTGGACTTGAATTCTGCCTCCACCAATGCTTCTGAAGATTGGAGCATCACCTTTGGTGATTGCCGCAATAATTAGCTTGGCGTGAATAGTTCtttgtacttttatttgtttctttttatgtttaaaattgtATATGAGAAGATAGCTCGATTGCCCATATTTTGGTGAGCCAAAACACACCTATTAACTTAAGAAAATACAATACCATTTAACAAGGTTTTATTGTGTTGGGCAGAGACTCACCAATTTGGTGAAAAACTCTGGTTATGCAAAAAGATGGTGGGAGAGACAGAGAGGGAGCAAGAGGAGGGAGGCAACACACAGGATTGATAAAAGGGGaagagaggatagaaaataccAAATATTGCGTTTCTATCCCATGTGGATGTAATAaatattcatttcatttttacatAATCATTTTTTGGCTCTTATAAATATTAGATTGTTTTCATAAACTAATATGCTTTGCCAATAATGTGAAAATTACTGATaatattcatttcatttttacatAATCATTTTTTGGCTCTTATAAATATTAGATTCTCTTCATAAACTAATATGCTTTGCCAATAATGTGAAAATTTCTGAGAGCTTTTGTAAACAAATATAGCTTAATTCTATACTTATAACATCTAGGCAAGTTCTTGGAGGATTATacctttttcaattttgtttttgccATAATCTTGTCTCCTATCCATGTGTGATCTTATTTTTGTCTACCTTTTTAAGTTATGCTTATGGTGATAGACATCGGCTTCCATAAACTGTAATTGACTTTGCAAATTTGAATATAccttatgtatatattttacttttcgCTGTCAAGCTGGTCTAAGTGggttaaaatgaaaagaaaagaaaagaaaagaaaaaaaaaaaaaccaatgataTGATTGTTTCAGATAGTAAATTGCTGtagatttttttacttttttgcttgCAATAACTAGGGAAAATTATATAGTTTATGCTCTTCTATTTACTAAGAGCTCTTTTAAGGGGTTAGTTAAAGCTTATTTTCATGTTGTTTTTAAGAAAGTTGGGGACTAACATTAACTCCTGGTCTTGTGCTAATTATGCGAGCTGATTCATGAGAGCTTATAAGCCAGTGTGTTTGATGAAGAGCTTCAATTGCTGCATATAGAGTCattcattttgaaaatctaactattgtGACAATATCTTAGCAAAACTTAGTTatttattgttggaagatgatggtatttgttatcatttttagaattttttagtgAGTGAATGTTGCTTTTAGCAAATAGGTTCTAAGAAACTATCACAGTAAAATGAATATTCTTATATTAAATAGCTTCTCCAAGTTTTTGTATAATCAAAATTCATGTATAAATGAGATTAGCATTGTATGATATACATTTTATGGTACAtggtttcacaattttttaattagaagttcTATATTAAATTTCTTACTCAGGGGGGCAACATGTGCCTTGCACATGCCACCCAAACTAGTATAGAGACaaaaagcataaaataaaattagggtAGAACAGAAGAGAAGAAGGGTAGCAaagtaattgtaaaaaatatccCCAAATTCTGATTTGTGGAAGAATCCTCATACACAAACACAAGCACAAACTCATAAAACTGAGAAACCAAAGAAAACACAATCTGAATTTTCAAacttatatgtttttttgtAGAACTAGCTAATCCACAGCCTAAAGGGGATAAAGAGAGTTATTGGAGAGCAGAGggtattgaaaaaagaaagatggcAGGAAGAGAGGTCCGTGAATACACCAATCTTACCGACCCTAAAGGTTGCTctctttctatctttctttctatcttcattgaaaatcattttgtaatatttagtatagtgaaaaagaaaaaaaaatggatttgatTGAACAGATAAGAAATgggggaaaggaaaggagaagatAGATGATGAAGACACCACTTTCCAACGCATGGTTGCCAAGGTTAGCGCATTgcctcactctctctttctctctctctgtgaacAATTTGTTTCCCTATACACTCTCATTATTCTAGACTTCATCATAGTTGATACTACATGATCTCTTTCATCTTTATAATTTCCATATATACATTTCTCCCAAAAATAAACTATATGATCCTGCaccataataaaaatatataaagtggGCTTAAAATTTGCCAAATATGTATacattttatttccttttctttcttttgtaaacTCCCAAACACATTACAAAAAGGAATGTCTCTCTTGATTCATTCCATTCTGTTATGTTTTGAACTCCCAAATTTAGTCCTAAACATAATATTATGCTGTCACAGCCAATGAGCTATGCCTCAAATGATACTTCCTCTCTTAATAACGGGATGGATATTATGAGACCCATTGCGTGCCgttatgataaaaagaaaaacatactatactgGTGTGATATAGTTTAGGTTCTTTTGCTCTTTTGTGCAAAACCTTGAGGGGAGTTTTCTGATAACATGCCCCGGCAGGGATCTTGGCTTCCTCTACCGGGTGGTTGATGCAAGCAGATGCAAGAGGTTGCAGGAGAGCGTGGAGGCTACCTTCATGGGCGAGGCGGTAACAATCCTCCTTCCTTGTCTGTCTGTGTGTTatcctttctttttgtttttaccttttGTTTCTTCAACTTCATTTTATTTGAGTATGCAGCCTTGGACAGTGATGATCTACTCTATCTCAAGGAGCAAATGGAAGCTGAGGAGGATGCTGAACGCCTCCTACGTCGAACTGAGAAACGGGCATTTGCTGCATTTAAGATATCCTTTTATGTTATTGAAAGAGGGAGAGTATTGTTAGTCCGTAATAAAACTTTTGTAATGTTCTcatatgcatagttttcccttgATTTACTGGTAACCAACGTTATACTTAATCTTGCTATAGGCTATCCCTTGACTTGGCTGTTGTTCCATGATTCTGTTAAAGAGGAAGAAGACTTGCTTATTTCTGTGTAGTGCGATCATTAAAAAATGTTGAACTTCATAATgtagtttaatttttatggcaCCTAAGGGAGTTGTTTTAAATGGCTTGGACAAATAGTCACCACAGGCTTAATTGCTTCCTTACATGCATGCTTGATTGTTAGATTCTTCTGTCCATTGTGACCAATGTATGCTTTATGAGAAGCCGGGTCATTATGTGAACTTACTAATTCTATTTAAATTGAAACCTATGGTATGTTTATGCCTCTTTGTTGAACGAACTCTCTAGTGCTTGCTATATTTTACATGGCAAACTTGTGAAATGCTGTTAAGTTGAATTATGAAAACATCTATGGAGAGAACTGCTTGGGGACTGCTGAAATTTTGTTCTATGTTGATGCCAATGTTGTTtctagtttttctctctcttccttgaCCAATGTACACAAAGCTGCAAGTTTAGCAGATTCTTCACCTGCATCAGTGCCCTTGCCACTTCGAGTTGAGCCCAAGCCCAAGAGTGGAATCaggtctttctctctctctctctcaacacaGGCACACAAAATGTGTTCATTTTGAACAATCTTTgcactttttttccttttttagtttcctttttttttttgggtttctgaAATATGTATTTTGTCTGGATTGCAGACAGCaatatttattgaaaaaggTCGTGGAAATCAAACCCAAACGGAAGAGAACTTCTAGCCCATCTGATGGGAATCAGTCAACTCCTGCTTCAAATGATTCTGCTTTAAAAAGCCTTAAGTCTGAGTCTCACCAGGAGAAGGAGCAGCCTGAGGCTGACCGAGAGGAGAAAGAGTGGCCTTTGTCCAGATCGAATAAAGCAGACGGAGATACTAATACGGAAAACCCTGTTAAAAGTTTACTAGGCCTAGCATATGCAAGTTCTGAGGATGATGAGGACTGAAGAATGCATTGATACCTGTGGTGCGATACTACAACcgttcatttttcttttccttgttgATAAgtagttcattaaaaaaaaaaaaatctttattgaTAAGTACGGTATGCTTTCTCTGTTCAAATACTAACATGACTAATTGAGTGAATTCTGTGTTGGTCAAAGTGAAGTTAGGATACATATTTAACCTTCAATTAGATGTGCCTGCTATTCTCTTTGATATCCCCTATACTCTTTGATTCAGTATCTAGATCCTTCAGTACATCATAAAGCTCCTGATGATTTTGTTAATGAACTCAAAGCTCTGGATTCTGCAGCCCAGAAAACTTGTTGAGGGTTATTGTGTGGTTTTGCCCCTTTGGCACCTGCTTGTAACTCCTATTCTTGTAGCTACTCTCTCCATGTGAGGTGCTTCAACCATTTTCGTTGTGTTCAGTATATCATCTTACATTTTCTCATCccctttgatttttcttttcctggTTTGTAAATCTATAAGGTATTCTGAATAtcatagtgtgtgtgtgtagaggAAGTATATGCATTATTGTTTTTGAAGCTCAAATGATAATGGAAAATTGAAGTTACCTTGTTCTCGGAGACACAAGTCCCATGGTTTAAAACCAGATTGGACCGCCAGTTCAACTAGGAACTGGATCCTAAACCAGTTCAGTAACATGGCCAAAACCGGTAAAAGAACGAGGAACAGACCCTTTTTCGTATTTTTGATTGttccaatttttaaaactatgataTTGATACGTTCATAAGGATTTATGAATATGATAAtggaaaaattgaaattaactTGTCCGCTTGATTTTAGTGCAACAAAGAGGCTGGCTTGATTGCTGACGGGGGCATTCGTGCTTCTACCCGGGGCGTGCTGCATCCATGGTGGAGGTTGATTACAAATACATATGCATACCCACGTGATTGActttatttgaaaatctaaacAGTTTAGAGTAATTGTAATTCCGTCttaaataatgtaaaatttcctctaaattcaaaatttatggacCCAAATCAGGACTAATATGGATGAGGTATACCAAGTCTTAAAACAGGATTGATTTAATGATATGGATGAGATATTGCAAAATGAAGTAAAATGACTTAAAAGTCTTAGAAAAACATTCTAGGCAATTCATTaagaattaaatatttaacttcaaCATGGTACGATTTTGATGTAACTTGAGCTCAAgaagttctttaaaaaaaaaatgcgcaCACACAttggaaaattgaaatttcttgTAAATAAAGAAGCAAGAGCAAAGCACTGATGCAAGAACTCCGAAGTTAAAAGTAAAGCGAACAATTTCAGATGATGGATTTTGACATCAGAACGAAATTGAATGCATTTTATTTGAAGTTCAAGACAGGGAAAGGGAAGCCAAACAGTAAGCATTGGTGAGCTTTGAAAATAAACCCACTTCACACGAGTTCTCAAATTGAATTCCTGCATGTATATTAGCTTAATAGCTTTTCACTTCCAGACtttgcaaatattttattttctttttctatactactatttaagagctTCTTgtttggaccggatttttttttgttccaaaatactcCCACActcctaggtttaagtagagacaaaactaaaagataatttagtaaaaatacatatctaacttgcattaaaatattgcctacaaatAGGAACACTCCTCTATTAATCTACTTCTTCAAAGCAACTAtacgtttattttttttttaaatagaaaaataagttaaacaccccacgtttatccaaaaacaaatctaaatatataaaaaaaaaactaaaggacaatccggatttttttttgtgttctaaAATAGCCTTAaattcctatgtttaagtagagac is a genomic window containing:
- the LOC142630895 gene encoding uncharacterized protein LOC142630895, whose translation is MAGREVREYTNLTDPKDKKWGKGKEKIDDEDTTFQRMVAKMQEVAGERGGYLHGRGALDSDDLLYLKEQMEAEEDAERLLRRTEKRAFAAFKKAASLADSSPASVPLPLRVEPKPKSGIRQQYLLKKVVEIKPKRKRTSSPSDGNQSTPASNDSALKSLKSESHQEKEQPEADREEKEWPLSRSNKADGDTNTENPVKSLLGLAYASSEDDED